One genomic window of Alphaproteobacteria bacterium includes the following:
- the serA gene encoding phosphoglycerate dehydrogenase: protein MARVLISDKMSPRAAEIFRARGIEVDEKTGLDPAALAEAIGGYDGLAIRSSTKASKELLARADGLRVIGRAGIGVDNVDVPAATARGIVVMNTPFGNSITTAEHAIAMMMALARQIPAADRSTQAGKWEKSRFMGTELCGKTLGVIGCGNIGAIVANRALGLSMKVIAFDPFLSHERADALGIEKVDLDTLLGRSDVITLHTPMTDQTRGIIDAAALAKCRRGVRIVNCARGGLVVEADLAAALDSGHVAGAAFDVFVEEPAKANVLFGRDNVVATPHLGASTEEAQENVAIQVAEQMADYLLTGAVTNAVNMPAVSAEDAPRLMPYMRLAEQLGSFAGQLTETGLRKIHIEYQGAAAGLNTRPVTAALLAGFFRPLMESVNMVNAPEVARQRNVQVTESKSDTAEDYNTLVRLTVTTERRERAVAGTLIGGDKPRVVNIKGIAVEAELAGHMIYVANEDKPGLVGRLGTMIGDCGINIGTFHLGRASVGGDAIALVAVDQPLPEGCLAAIGRLEHVTQARQLFF, encoded by the coding sequence ATGGCGCGGGTGCTGATTTCGGACAAGATGAGCCCGCGGGCGGCGGAGATCTTCCGCGCCCGCGGCATCGAGGTCGACGAGAAGACCGGGCTCGACCCGGCCGCGCTGGCCGAGGCGATCGGCGGCTATGACGGGCTCGCCATCCGGTCGTCGACCAAGGCGAGCAAGGAGCTGCTCGCGCGCGCCGACGGCCTGCGCGTGATCGGCCGGGCCGGTATCGGCGTCGACAATGTCGACGTGCCGGCCGCCACCGCGCGCGGCATCGTGGTGATGAACACGCCGTTCGGCAATTCGATCACCACCGCCGAGCACGCGATCGCGATGATGATGGCGCTGGCCCGCCAGATTCCCGCCGCCGACCGCTCGACCCAGGCCGGCAAGTGGGAGAAGTCGCGCTTCATGGGCACCGAGCTGTGCGGCAAGACGCTGGGCGTGATCGGCTGCGGCAACATCGGCGCCATCGTCGCCAACCGCGCGCTCGGCCTGTCGATGAAGGTGATCGCCTTCGACCCGTTCCTGTCGCACGAGCGCGCCGACGCCCTGGGCATCGAGAAGGTCGACCTGGACACGCTGCTGGGCCGGTCCGACGTGATCACGCTGCACACCCCGATGACCGATCAGACCCGCGGCATCATCGACGCAGCCGCGCTGGCCAAGTGCCGCCGCGGCGTGCGCATCGTCAACTGCGCCCGCGGCGGCCTGGTGGTGGAGGCGGATCTCGCCGCCGCGCTGGACAGCGGACACGTCGCAGGCGCGGCGTTCGACGTCTTCGTCGAGGAGCCGGCCAAGGCCAACGTTCTGTTCGGCCGCGACAACGTGGTCGCGACGCCGCATCTCGGCGCCTCCACCGAGGAGGCGCAGGAGAACGTCGCCATCCAGGTCGCCGAGCAGATGGCCGACTACCTGCTGACCGGCGCGGTGACCAACGCGGTCAACATGCCGGCGGTCAGCGCCGAGGACGCGCCGCGGCTGATGCCGTACATGCGGCTGGCCGAGCAGCTCGGCAGCTTCGCCGGCCAGTTGACCGAGACCGGTCTGCGCAAGATCCACATCGAGTATCAGGGCGCCGCGGCGGGCCTGAACACCCGGCCGGTGACCGCGGCGCTGCTGGCCGGTTTCTTCAGGCCGCTGATGGAATCGGTGAACATGGTCAACGCGCCCGAGGTCGCCCGCCAGCGCAACGTGCAGGTGACCGAGAGCAAGTCCGACACCGCCGAGGACTACAACACCCTGGTCCGGCTGACGGTGACGACGGAGCGGCGCGAGCGCGCGGTCGCAGGCACGCTGATCGGCGGCGACAAGCCGCGGGTGGTCAACATCAAGGGCATCGCGGTCGAGGCCGAGCTCGCCGGCCACATGATCTATGTCGCCAACGAGGACAAGCCGGGCCTGGTCGGCCGCCTCGGCACCATGATCGGCGACTGCGGCATCAACATCGGCACCTTCCACCTGGGCCGGGCCTCGGTCGGCGGCGACGCGATCGCGCTGGTCGCCGTCGACCAGCCGTTGCCGGAGGGCTGCCTGGCGGCGATCGGACGGCTGGAGCACGTCACCCAGGCGCGCCAGCTGTTCTTCTAG